From the genome of Nicotiana sylvestris chromosome 2, ASM39365v2, whole genome shotgun sequence, one region includes:
- the LOC104244176 gene encoding heat shock factor protein HSF24 — protein MSQRTVPAPFLTKTYQLVDDATTDDVVSWNESGTTFVVWKTAEFAKDLLPTYFKHNNFSSFVRQLNTYGFRKIVPDKWEFANENFKRGQKELLTAIRRRKTVTPTPAGGKSVVPGTSASPDNSGEDLGSSSTSSPDSKNPGSVDTPGKSQFADLSDENEKLKKDNQMLSSELAQAKKQCDELVAFLNQYVKVAPDMINRIMSQGTSGSSYGELVKEVIGGVNDLEAQGSDDDEKGDTLKLFGVLLKENKKKRGPDENADISGSRGKMMKTMDYNLPWMKMSSAPGESNKVCN, from the exons ATGTCGCAGAGGACAGTTCCGGCGCCGTTTCTGACGAAGACGTACCAATTGGTAGATGATGCGACCACCGACGACGTCGTATCTTGGAACGAGAGCGGCACTACTTTTGTGGTTTGGAAAACTGCTGAATTTGCAAAGGATTTGCTGCCCACTTACTTCAAGCACAACAATTTCTCCAGCTTCGTTCGTCAGCTTAACACTTAT GGCTTTCGAAAGATTGTGCCAGACAAATGGGAATTCGCCAACGAGAACTTCAAAAGAGGACAGAAGGAGCTCCTCACGGCAATACGCCGTCGGAAAACCGTGACACCAACCCCAGCTGGTGGTAAGTCCGTGGTACCAGGCACATCAGCATCTCCGGACAATTCGGGGGAAGACTTAGGCTCAAGTTCCACCTCTTCCCCTGACTCGAAGAACCCGGGGTCTGTTGATACTCCGGGAAAGTCCCAATTCGCAGACTTGTCGGACGAAAACGAGAAGCTAAAGAAAGACAACCAGATGCTGAGCTCTGAGCTCGCGCAGGCCAAGAAACAGTGCGACGAGCTAGTGGCTTTCTTGAATCAGTATGTGAAGGTTGCACCTGACATGATCAACCGTATCATGAGCCAAGGAACCTCAGGGTCCAGCTATGGGGAGTTGGTCAAGGAGGTAATTGGTGGTGTTAATGATTTAGAAGCACAAGGTAGTGATGATGACGAAAAGGGTGATACTTTGAAACTATTTGGTGTGTTACTGAAAGAGAACAAGAAAAAAAGGGGTCCAGACGAGAATGCTGATATTTCTGGGTCCCGtgggaaaatgatgaaaactatgGACTACAATTTGCCTTGGATGAAAATGTCTTCGGCCCCTGGAGAGAGTAACAAGGTCTGTAACTGA